Proteins encoded in a region of the Haloarcula sp. CBA1129 genome:
- a CDS encoding aldehyde dehydrogenase family protein produces MSTDDSRRHYIDGEWTTGTGDETFTSQNPATGEALASFHRGTEDDVDRALAAAEDAYDEWRSLSHIDRAEYLWDIYHELRDRHEELGEIVTMECGKEISEGLADVTESWHMVEWAAGNARHPHGDVVPSEIASKDAYMRRKPKGVVGCITPWNFPVAIPFWHLAVTLVEGNTVVWKPAEQTPWCAHIIAEMFEDSGIPDGVFNLVQGYGDAGNAIVEDDRVETVLFTGSAEVGHKIASNVGGQPGKIAACEMGGKNAVVITEEADLDIAVHSAVMSSFKTTGQRCVSSERLIVHEDLYDEFKERFVDIASDIAVGDPLEEDTFMGPLIEKDQVEKFKRYNDLAREEGANVLVDRADLGAEEIPDGHEEGHWVGPFVYEIDYDEDLRCINEEVFGPHVALLEYSGDFDEALEMHNSVDYGLAGAIISEDYRQINQFRDEAEIGLAYGNLPCIGAEVHLPFGGVKKSGNGLPSGREVIEAVTERTAWTLNNSKDIEMAQGLSADIITDE; encoded by the coding sequence ATGAGTACAGACGACTCACGACGACACTACATCGACGGTGAATGGACAACAGGCACCGGCGACGAAACGTTCACAAGTCAGAACCCGGCCACCGGAGAGGCACTCGCGTCGTTCCACCGCGGGACCGAAGACGATGTCGACCGCGCACTGGCCGCGGCAGAGGACGCCTACGACGAGTGGCGCTCGCTTTCGCACATCGACCGCGCAGAGTACCTCTGGGACATCTACCACGAGCTGCGTGACCGCCACGAGGAACTCGGCGAAATCGTCACCATGGAGTGTGGCAAGGAGATCAGCGAAGGGCTGGCCGACGTCACCGAGTCCTGGCACATGGTCGAATGGGCCGCCGGCAACGCCCGCCATCCCCACGGCGACGTGGTACCCTCCGAAATCGCCAGCAAGGACGCCTACATGCGGCGCAAGCCGAAGGGCGTCGTCGGCTGTATCACCCCGTGGAACTTCCCGGTCGCCATCCCGTTCTGGCACCTCGCCGTGACGCTTGTCGAGGGCAACACCGTCGTCTGGAAGCCCGCCGAGCAGACCCCGTGGTGCGCCCACATCATCGCCGAGATGTTCGAGGATTCGGGCATCCCCGACGGTGTGTTCAACCTCGTGCAGGGCTACGGCGACGCCGGCAACGCCATCGTCGAAGACGACCGCGTCGAGACGGTCCTCTTCACGGGCAGCGCCGAAGTCGGCCACAAGATCGCCTCAAACGTCGGCGGACAGCCCGGAAAGATCGCTGCCTGCGAGATGGGCGGGAAGAACGCGGTCGTCATCACGGAGGAAGCCGACCTCGACATCGCCGTCCACTCGGCCGTGATGTCAAGCTTCAAGACGACCGGGCAGCGCTGTGTCTCCTCAGAGCGCCTCATCGTCCACGAGGACCTCTACGACGAGTTCAAGGAGCGGTTCGTCGACATCGCATCGGACATCGCCGTCGGCGACCCGCTGGAGGAAGACACCTTCATGGGGCCGCTCATCGAGAAGGACCAAGTCGAGAAATTCAAGCGGTACAACGACCTCGCTCGTGAAGAGGGCGCGAACGTGCTCGTCGACCGCGCTGACCTCGGTGCTGAAGAGATTCCGGACGGCCACGAGGAGGGCCACTGGGTCGGGCCGTTCGTCTACGAAATCGACTACGACGAGGACCTGCGCTGTATCAACGAGGAAGTGTTCGGGCCTCACGTCGCCCTGCTCGAGTACTCGGGAGACTTCGACGAGGCGCTGGAGATGCACAACAGCGTCGACTACGGCCTCGCCGGCGCAATCATCTCCGAGGACTACCGCCAGATCAACCAGTTCCGTGACGAGGCCGAAATCGGCCTCGCCTACGGGAACCTCCCGTGTATCGGCGCGGAGGTCCACCTGCCCTTCGGCGGCGTCAAGAAGTCCGGCAACGGCCTTCCGAGCGGCCGCGAAGTTATCGAGGCGGTTACCGAGCGAACCGCATGGACGCTCAACAACTCCAAGGACATCGAGATGGCACAGGGCCTGTCGGCGGACATCATCACCGATGAGTAA
- a CDS encoding acyl-CoA thioesterase, with amino-acid sequence MPTIADTHIINRERVQPTHANNYQSAHGGIVMKWMDEIGAMSAMRAARESCVTAQMSRVDFERPIPIGDTALIDSYAYATGRTSVRVRIEVAREDPQTGETEETTSAYATFVAVDDGKPTPVPELTAESEECKQLRETALAEEPDR; translated from the coding sequence ATGCCGACTATCGCCGATACGCACATCATCAACCGCGAGCGCGTCCAGCCGACCCACGCCAACAACTACCAGAGCGCCCACGGGGGTATCGTCATGAAATGGATGGACGAAATCGGAGCGATGTCGGCCATGCGGGCCGCCAGAGAATCCTGTGTGACCGCGCAGATGTCCCGCGTGGACTTCGAGCGACCGATTCCTATCGGCGACACTGCGCTTATTGACTCCTATGCCTACGCGACGGGTCGGACCAGCGTCCGGGTCCGCATCGAAGTCGCGCGAGAGGACCCACAGACGGGGGAGACCGAGGAGACGACGAGTGCCTACGCTACCTTCGTCGCCGTCGACGACGGCAAACCGACACCTGTGCCCGAACTGACTGCCGAGAGTGAGGAGTGCAAACAGTTGCGTGAGACGGCGCTCGCCGAGGAACCGGACCGATAG
- a CDS encoding nitrogen regulation protein NR(II) — MDPTPPDNSSDEETAGSDDSVSDRLIEGLSSHAVFMLDTDGTVTNWPDPAAALYGYERDATVGHHVEMLFADPEEMETTVESLLVEAANGPVETQHWHRQADGSVFWATLSLSPLGDGDPEGFVVVSQDTTEKHQYDKMLERQNDRLKEFTDVLAHDLKSPLSVISSRVALARETGDEEHLDALEATSDRMARLVDDLLSVAKQGNVVTDPETTNVKDVVDTAWEGAAGTTERATLHYDTIGSVSADADRLIELFENLFQNSIRHGDGAVIVRVGPLDDGFYVEDDGPGVPADIKDDVFDHGFTTAEEGSGYGLSIVRTIAGAHGWDIVVTDSDTGGARFEITGVEFLD, encoded by the coding sequence ATGGATCCCACACCACCGGACAACAGTTCAGACGAGGAGACAGCGGGGAGCGACGACTCAGTTTCTGATCGGCTTATCGAGGGGTTATCATCGCACGCTGTGTTCATGCTTGACACTGATGGCACCGTCACGAACTGGCCCGACCCGGCAGCGGCGCTGTACGGCTACGAACGCGACGCGACGGTCGGCCATCACGTCGAGATGCTGTTCGCCGACCCCGAAGAAATGGAAACGACCGTCGAGTCGCTGCTAGTGGAGGCAGCGAACGGTCCCGTCGAGACACAGCACTGGCATCGACAGGCCGACGGATCGGTGTTCTGGGCAACCCTCTCGCTCTCGCCGCTCGGGGACGGAGACCCGGAAGGGTTCGTCGTAGTCAGCCAAGACACGACCGAGAAACACCAGTACGACAAGATGCTCGAACGCCAGAACGACCGGCTCAAGGAATTCACCGATGTCCTCGCCCATGACCTGAAGAGTCCACTCAGCGTCATCTCTTCACGGGTGGCCCTGGCCCGCGAAACCGGTGACGAGGAACACCTCGACGCGCTCGAAGCGACAAGTGACAGAATGGCTCGCCTCGTCGACGACCTCCTCTCGGTCGCCAAACAGGGAAACGTCGTCACCGACCCGGAAACGACGAACGTCAAGGACGTTGTCGACACCGCTTGGGAAGGGGCCGCCGGAACCACCGAGCGAGCCACGCTCCACTACGACACTATCGGCTCGGTGAGCGCCGACGCCGACCGCCTCATCGAACTGTTCGAGAACCTCTTTCAGAACAGCATCCGACACGGCGACGGTGCTGTTATCGTCCGCGTCGGCCCGCTTGACGACGGCTTCTACGTCGAGGACGACGGGCCGGGAGTTCCAGCCGACATCAAAGACGACGTATTCGACCACGGCTTCACGACCGCCGAAGAGGGCAGCGGCTACGGACTCTCGATTGTCCGGACCATCGCGGGCGCACACGGCTGGGATATCGTCGTTACCGACAGCGACACCGGCGGCGCTCGCTTCGAAATTACTGGTGTTGAGTTTCTGGACTGA
- the eif1A gene encoding translation initiation factor eIF-1A — MSDNDSRKNLRMPEDDEVFAVVMDMLGANRVKVRCMDGVERTARIPGKMQKRIWIREDDVVLVEPWDWQDEKADITWRYEKQDADQLREEGHIQE; from the coding sequence ATGAGCGACAACGACAGCAGAAAGAACCTGCGGATGCCGGAAGATGACGAGGTGTTCGCCGTCGTCATGGATATGCTTGGCGCGAATCGCGTCAAGGTACGCTGTATGGACGGCGTCGAACGCACAGCCCGGATTCCGGGCAAGATGCAAAAGCGAATCTGGATTCGCGAGGACGACGTGGTGCTGGTCGAACCGTGGGACTGGCAAGACGAGAAAGCCGACATCACGTGGCGCTACGAGAAACAGGATGCCGACCAACTACGCGAGGAGGGACACATTCAGGAGTAG
- a CDS encoding ABC transporter substrate-binding protein — translation MNEHDKRSIDRRSVIKAAASAGLVGLAGCSGGAPEDGGGSDGGDGGDGGDGESTDSSTDSGSETYTIGMVDSLSGSLSAFGQRNQRGKEIALDDVNSVGVGGGELAISQQDDQSTSQGGVSAAQTLVNQEEVPLLIGTVGSGVSTAIHESVVQNTDVVQISQNSTSPNLTNFPDLLRMPPAGKAQAEAISSLLDEDGNESAALAWINNDYGQSVGEAFIEAYDGEIVYNEPHDQGQSSYSSTISSMSDTDADAWVFITYQPEFATMSQEAFDLGVTDQAAWYGGDSVKGPKVLEAAPEGSLNGMKAVVPSVPQDAENYQAFVSEFEDRFGQEPTSWSAYAYDAVVVSALAIEAADEFTGSALMEVVRDVTRPEGEEATSYEAAHEILANGGSPSDVDYTGVSGPIDLDENGDPVGLLQVFEVVDHAYESSGFIEG, via the coding sequence ATGAACGAACATGACAAGCGTTCGATCGACAGGCGAAGCGTAATCAAAGCCGCTGCCAGTGCTGGACTCGTCGGCCTCGCCGGCTGTTCCGGCGGTGCTCCCGAAGACGGTGGTGGGAGCGATGGCGGCGACGGCGGCGATGGCGGCGATGGCGAATCGACGGATTCCTCGACGGACTCTGGTTCCGAAACCTATACTATCGGGATGGTAGACAGCCTCTCCGGGTCGCTGTCCGCGTTCGGACAGCGGAACCAGCGCGGCAAGGAGATCGCGCTCGACGATGTCAACTCAGTCGGCGTCGGTGGCGGCGAACTGGCGATCTCACAGCAGGACGACCAGAGCACGAGTCAGGGCGGGGTCAGCGCAGCACAGACGCTGGTCAATCAGGAAGAGGTTCCACTGCTCATCGGTACTGTCGGGAGCGGTGTCAGCACGGCCATCCACGAGAGCGTCGTCCAGAATACGGACGTTGTCCAGATCAGTCAGAACAGCACTAGCCCGAATCTGACGAACTTCCCGGATCTGCTCCGGATGCCGCCGGCCGGCAAGGCACAGGCGGAGGCGATTTCGTCGCTCCTCGACGAGGACGGCAACGAGTCCGCCGCGCTGGCTTGGATCAACAACGATTACGGGCAGTCCGTCGGTGAGGCCTTCATCGAAGCCTACGACGGGGAGATTGTCTACAACGAACCCCACGACCAAGGCCAGTCTTCTTACAGTAGCACCATCTCCTCGATGTCTGACACCGACGCCGACGCGTGGGTGTTCATCACGTATCAGCCGGAGTTCGCGACGATGTCTCAGGAGGCGTTCGACCTCGGTGTCACCGATCAGGCCGCCTGGTACGGCGGTGACAGCGTCAAAGGACCGAAAGTCCTCGAAGCGGCTCCCGAAGGAAGCCTCAATGGGATGAAGGCCGTCGTCCCGAGCGTCCCACAGGACGCCGAAAACTACCAAGCGTTTGTCTCGGAATTCGAAGACCGCTTCGGCCAAGAACCCACGTCGTGGTCGGCGTACGCCTACGACGCCGTGGTCGTCAGCGCACTCGCCATCGAGGCCGCCGACGAGTTCACTGGCTCGGCGCTCATGGAGGTCGTCCGCGACGTGACCCGGCCCGAGGGCGAGGAGGCGACCTCGTACGAGGCCGCCCACGAGATTCTGGCAAACGGTGGCTCGCCGTCGGACGTGGACTACACCGGCGTGAGCGGCCCCATCGACCTCGACGAGAACGGCGATCCCGTCGGGTTGCTGCAGGTGTTCGAAGTCGTGGACCACGCGTACGAATCCAGCGGCTTCATCGAGGGCTAA
- a CDS encoding proline dehydrogenase family protein produces MIPPIANNFVAGETAPGALDHVASLNDDGVKGILNLLGEHYDERQPADEDADQYIELIKEIDRSGLDCAISVKPSQIGLDVGDDVFVENLERIVAAGDDRGVFVWVDMEDYTTTDVTLDAYERLVTEHEGGVGVCTQANLKRTPEDLERLAPLPGKVRLVKGAYSEPESVSYKKKERVNDAYRDCLELMFEEFEGGIGVGSHDPAMIDYAKDLHDEYGTDYEVQMLMGVRDDAQRDLAAEGVPMWQYIPYGDKWFSYFYRRVRERKENALFAVRAVLS; encoded by the coding sequence ATGATTCCGCCGATAGCGAACAACTTCGTCGCCGGGGAGACAGCACCGGGGGCGCTCGACCACGTCGCTTCGCTCAACGACGACGGCGTCAAAGGCATCCTAAATCTGTTAGGCGAACACTACGACGAGCGCCAGCCCGCCGACGAAGACGCAGACCAGTACATCGAGTTGATCAAAGAGATCGACAGGAGCGGCCTCGACTGCGCAATCTCGGTCAAGCCATCACAGATCGGCCTCGACGTTGGCGACGACGTGTTCGTCGAGAACCTCGAACGCATCGTCGCGGCGGGCGACGACCGCGGCGTCTTTGTCTGGGTCGATATGGAGGACTACACCACGACCGACGTGACTCTCGACGCGTACGAGCGACTCGTCACTGAACACGAGGGCGGCGTCGGTGTCTGTACGCAGGCGAACCTCAAGCGCACACCTGAGGACCTCGAACGGCTCGCGCCTCTGCCCGGGAAGGTCCGACTGGTCAAGGGGGCCTACTCCGAGCCAGAGAGTGTTTCCTACAAAAAGAAAGAGCGTGTCAACGACGCCTATCGGGACTGTCTCGAACTAATGTTCGAGGAGTTCGAGGGCGGCATCGGCGTCGGCAGCCACGACCCGGCGATGATAGACTACGCGAAGGACCTCCACGACGAGTACGGCACGGACTACGAGGTACAGATGCTGATGGGCGTCCGTGACGACGCACAGCGCGACCTCGCCGCCGAGGGCGTCCCGATGTGGCAGTACATCCCCTACGGTGACAAGTGGTTCTCCTACTTCTACCGGCGCGTCCGCGAGCGCAAAGAGAATGCACTGTTTGCCGTTCGGGCCGTGCTGAGTTAA
- a CDS encoding branched-chain amino acid ABC transporter permease, which yields MAQILQYLANGLVFSSIIILGSIGLSLVYSIADFANFAHGDTMTLGAYGAFVAFGVFGGLGGTVLGLPLGFFLSLVVGMALAAVVAVLTHILVYKPLDTDSIGLLITSIGVAFVYRAVLQATFGTDFLQYDISRSGPIPVLLDTLDVAVTQRDVAIIVSAAVLVAGLHLLLQRTTLGRKMRATADNPDLARVSGIRTDRVILVMWVVGSALAAAGGVFLALYSQLDPRIGFNILLVVFAAVILGGIGSVYGAMLGGLLIGMLHELTPLLGDIGLPISNAYAPAVAFVIMVAVLLVRPRGIAGDMT from the coding sequence ATGGCGCAGATATTACAGTACCTGGCAAACGGGCTCGTTTTCAGTAGTATCATCATCCTCGGGAGTATCGGGCTCTCGCTGGTCTACAGCATCGCCGACTTCGCGAACTTCGCACACGGCGACACGATGACGCTTGGTGCCTACGGGGCGTTCGTCGCGTTCGGTGTGTTCGGCGGTCTCGGCGGCACCGTTCTCGGCCTTCCTTTGGGCTTTTTCCTGTCTCTGGTGGTTGGGATGGCGCTTGCGGCTGTCGTCGCTGTCCTCACCCATATTCTCGTGTACAAGCCCCTCGATACGGACTCGATCGGGCTCCTCATCACGAGCATCGGTGTGGCGTTCGTCTACCGCGCGGTGCTACAGGCAACCTTCGGGACGGACTTCCTGCAGTACGATATCAGTCGCAGCGGGCCGATTCCGGTGCTGCTGGATACGCTTGATGTCGCAGTGACACAGCGGGATGTCGCAATTATCGTCAGCGCGGCGGTGCTCGTCGCCGGCCTGCATCTGTTGCTCCAGCGGACGACGCTGGGACGGAAGATGCGTGCGACGGCCGACAACCCCGATCTTGCACGCGTGAGCGGTATCCGAACCGACCGCGTCATCCTCGTCATGTGGGTCGTCGGCAGCGCCTTGGCCGCCGCTGGGGGCGTTTTCCTCGCGCTATACAGTCAGCTCGACCCACGAATCGGATTCAACATCCTGCTGGTCGTGTTCGCCGCGGTCATCCTCGGCGGCATCGGCTCGGTGTACGGCGCGATGCTCGGTGGCCTTCTCATCGGGATGCTCCACGAACTGACGCCGCTGCTTGGCGATATTGGACTCCCCATCAGCAACGCCTACGCGCCGGCCGTCGCGTTCGTCATCATGGTCGCGGTCCTGCTTGTCAGGCCTCGCGGCATCGCGGGTGATATGACATGA
- a CDS encoding branched-chain amino acid ABC transporter permease, with amino-acid sequence MSALDVGTYSPREKGVVGLLGALGAFLLVAVLTGFLAPAYLLYLIGLSAMYMLLSMGLNVQWGYGGMINFSVAAFFGLGAYGTALLTASGSPISGGVSPVIALFGGLGLAAVLAVIIGYPTLKLRDDYLAIASLGLAEVVRIFILNESQWTAGSAGLTGIPLFFSDWPVLGDLTYPYIFYAGGTPVFNMSQSVVTSALNVVLVTVIVAAVYLFLRRIHQSPWGRVLRTIRTDEDLAETLGKNTFAFKMQAFVIGSLIMALAGVFYSHLVLFVSPSDLQPITTFYVWVAVILGGTGSDRGAMLGGFTIVAIQQGTRFMTDTGLLPIGAAPLRLMLVGLLIIFIVRLRPEGILPPERELIWPDSLGGGRDE; translated from the coding sequence ATGAGTGCGCTCGATGTCGGTACGTACTCGCCCCGTGAGAAGGGCGTCGTCGGACTGCTTGGCGCACTCGGCGCGTTCCTGCTCGTTGCGGTGCTGACTGGCTTCCTCGCCCCAGCGTATCTGCTGTATCTCATTGGGCTGTCGGCGATGTACATGCTCCTCTCGATGGGGCTAAACGTCCAGTGGGGGTACGGTGGCATGATCAACTTCAGTGTCGCGGCCTTCTTCGGCCTCGGCGCGTACGGGACCGCGTTGCTGACGGCGTCCGGCTCGCCGATATCCGGCGGTGTCAGCCCCGTCATCGCGCTGTTTGGCGGCCTCGGCCTCGCCGCGGTGCTCGCGGTCATTATCGGGTACCCGACGCTGAAGCTCCGCGACGACTACCTCGCCATCGCGTCGCTGGGCCTCGCGGAGGTCGTCCGCATCTTCATCCTCAACGAATCACAGTGGACGGCGGGTAGCGCCGGACTGACCGGCATCCCGCTGTTCTTCTCTGACTGGCCCGTGCTCGGTGACCTGACCTACCCGTACATCTTCTACGCGGGCGGGACGCCGGTGTTCAACATGAGCCAGTCGGTCGTCACCAGCGCGCTGAACGTCGTTCTCGTCACGGTAATTGTCGCGGCGGTCTATCTGTTCCTGCGCCGCATCCACCAGTCGCCGTGGGGGCGCGTCCTGCGGACGATTCGGACCGACGAGGACCTCGCGGAGACGCTGGGCAAGAACACCTTCGCGTTCAAGATGCAGGCGTTCGTCATCGGGAGCCTCATCATGGCGCTCGCGGGCGTGTTCTACTCCCATCTCGTGTTGTTCGTCAGCCCCTCGGACCTGCAGCCCATCACGACGTTCTACGTCTGGGTCGCCGTCATTCTCGGCGGCACCGGAAGCGACCGCGGCGCGATGCTGGGCGGGTTCACTATCGTCGCCATCCAGCAGGGGACGCGCTTCATGACCGACACCGGGCTGCTACCAATCGGCGCGGCACCGCTTCGACTCATGCTGGTCGGCCTGCTCATCATCTTTATCGTCAGACTCCGCCCGGAGGGGATTCTCCCGCCGGAGCGTGAACTTATCTGGCCCGACTCGCTGGGCGGTGGTCGCGATGAGTGA
- the rio1 gene encoding serine/threonine-protein kinase Rio1, whose product MTEGQFGLLDTDDVDSPGDEWEEVDVSDTEADRIARKRDREFSEFRERIKDADQFKVEASVFDDATYGALYKLVQDGHIDAFGGPISTGKEANVYTALSGDKEVAVKVYRINASDFKDMRSYLDGDPRFEGIGSDKKKVVTAWVRKESSNLKRARRAGVRTPEPIAVERNVLVMEYLGTEAGRSKRLSEVRIENPETAYEVVKEYTRRLYDAGLVHGDLSEYNIVFHEGQLYIIDLGQAVTIHHPNADDFLERDCRNVANFFARQGVDATPEALLAYVREYATPKDKDDTAPGSDDDAVPQGTPADRRDEE is encoded by the coding sequence GTGACCGAGGGGCAGTTCGGCCTGCTCGACACTGACGACGTTGACTCGCCGGGCGACGAGTGGGAGGAAGTCGATGTCTCCGATACGGAAGCTGACCGCATCGCTCGCAAACGGGACCGTGAGTTCAGCGAGTTCCGCGAGCGTATCAAGGACGCCGACCAGTTTAAGGTCGAGGCCAGCGTCTTCGACGACGCCACCTACGGCGCGCTGTACAAACTCGTACAGGACGGCCACATCGACGCGTTCGGCGGGCCGATTTCGACAGGGAAAGAGGCCAACGTCTACACGGCACTGTCGGGTGACAAAGAGGTCGCTGTCAAGGTGTACCGCATCAACGCCTCCGATTTCAAGGATATGCGGAGCTATCTCGACGGCGACCCCCGCTTTGAGGGCATCGGCTCGGACAAGAAGAAGGTCGTCACCGCATGGGTTCGCAAGGAATCATCAAATCTCAAACGCGCCCGACGGGCCGGCGTCCGGACACCCGAACCCATCGCCGTCGAGCGGAACGTCCTCGTGATGGAGTATCTCGGGACCGAGGCCGGTCGCAGCAAGCGCCTCAGCGAGGTCCGCATCGAGAACCCCGAAACCGCCTACGAGGTCGTCAAGGAGTACACCCGTCGGCTGTACGACGCCGGCCTCGTCCACGGCGACCTCTCGGAGTACAACATCGTCTTCCACGAGGGCCAGCTGTACATCATCGACCTCGGCCAGGCGGTGACTATCCACCACCCCAACGCCGACGACTTCCTGGAACGGGACTGCCGCAACGTCGCGAACTTCTTCGCCAGACAGGGCGTCGACGCCACGCCCGAGGCCTTGCTCGCGTACGTCCGGGAGTACGCGACGCCGAAGGACAAGGACGACACCGCGCCGGGAAGCGACGACGACGCCGTCCCGCAGGGGACGCCGGCCGACCGCCGCGACGAGGAGTAA
- a CDS encoding proline racemase family protein has translation MERTEFITVPCGTGTCARLTLHHVDGDLATGERVEVTGPVGSTFGGISLIPASTTASP, from the coding sequence ATGGAACGAACGGAGTTCATCACGGTACCCTGTGGAACGGGTACGTGTGCGCGGTTGACGCTCCATCACGTCGACGGCGACCTCGCTACCGGCGAGCGTGTCGAAGTGACCGGCCCGGTCGGGTCGACATTTGGGGGTATATCACTGATACCAGCGTCGACGACGGCGTCACCGTGA
- a CDS encoding KH domain-containing protein, with the protein MQHVKIPQDRIGVLIGEGGETMREIEERAEVRLDIDSEDGTVKVESVGDPVTGLKGPDIVKAIGRGFSPDDALALLEDDMMMFELIDIEAASRNKNDFRRQKGRLIGEGGRTRELMQELSGAAVVIYGSTLGIIGGPEQVDAVREAAEMILDGAPHGSVYSFLERKHNEMKHKGLEYHQFTG; encoded by the coding sequence ATGCAACACGTGAAGATTCCGCAGGACCGTATCGGTGTGCTGATCGGTGAGGGCGGTGAGACCATGCGCGAGATCGAGGAGCGCGCAGAGGTCCGACTGGATATCGATTCCGAGGACGGCACGGTGAAAGTCGAGTCCGTCGGCGACCCCGTAACGGGGTTGAAAGGCCCCGACATCGTCAAGGCCATTGGCCGCGGGTTCTCGCCCGACGACGCGCTGGCGCTACTGGAGGACGACATGATGATGTTCGAACTCATCGACATCGAGGCCGCCTCCCGCAACAAGAACGACTTCCGCCGCCAGAAAGGACGGCTCATCGGCGAGGGCGGTCGAACGCGGGAACTCATGCAGGAACTCTCCGGGGCGGCCGTCGTCATCTACGGGTCGACGCTCGGTATCATCGGCGGCCCAGAGCAGGTCGACGCCGTTCGAGAAGCCGCCGAGATGATTCTGGACGGTGCACCGCATGGCTCCGTCTACTCGTTCCTCGAACGCAAACACAACGAGATGAAGCACAAAGGCCTCGAATACCACCAGTTCACCGGGTAG
- a CDS encoding helix-turn-helix domain-containing protein has product MSEAQSQHGGLQLTLSIWHPDCWTLEVTDQTAAGLLAHGVYNTQNGSVKGLFTAYADSISDVEDLIDATRDSSLTDSVLELRERHGATGTGSSPGNTTRELFVEYNPDNTISDSLLSRGFIHNDPVRVRHGREHWPVFFPDSRDEAESLLDEIREEQSADIEVTRITSAGGGNPEQLRRMDRLSDSQREAFELARQEDYYAWPRGISTRELASKLGVSKTTLLEHLRKAEAKLLDPD; this is encoded by the coding sequence ATGAGCGAAGCACAATCACAACACGGGGGACTACAGCTTACCCTGAGCATCTGGCACCCGGACTGCTGGACGCTTGAAGTTACCGACCAGACGGCCGCCGGCCTGTTGGCTCACGGCGTGTACAACACACAGAACGGCAGCGTAAAGGGACTGTTCACGGCGTATGCTGACAGCATTAGCGACGTTGAGGACCTCATCGATGCGACCCGTGACTCGTCGTTGACTGACTCAGTGCTGGAGTTGCGCGAGCGCCACGGCGCGACTGGAACGGGCTCGTCACCGGGGAACACGACCCGAGAGCTGTTCGTCGAGTACAACCCGGACAACACCATCAGCGACAGCCTGCTTTCACGCGGGTTCATCCACAACGACCCGGTTCGGGTCCGTCACGGTCGCGAGCACTGGCCGGTGTTTTTCCCGGATTCCCGTGACGAAGCCGAGTCGCTCCTCGACGAAATTCGCGAGGAACAATCGGCCGACATCGAAGTCACTCGAATCACGTCCGCCGGCGGCGGTAATCCAGAGCAACTCCGGCGGATGGACCGGCTCTCGGACAGCCAGCGCGAGGCGTTCGAACTCGCCCGACAGGAGGATTACTACGCGTGGCCACGGGGTATCTCGACGCGCGAACTCGCGTCGAAACTCGGCGTCTCGAAGACGACGCTGCTTGAACACCTCAGAAAGGCGGAAGCGAAGCTGTTAGACCCGGATTAG